A window of the Microtus pennsylvanicus isolate mMicPen1 chromosome 4, mMicPen1.hap1, whole genome shotgun sequence genome harbors these coding sequences:
- the LOC142848239 gene encoding tyrosyl-DNA phosphodiesterase 2-like — protein MASGSGSDAREPSEPAAAPAAAETEEEIDQRVKRRRLQCMGFALVAKCETTMAHTFLSENDWLMDKALNAYFEPPENDPAWPRQPPTSFQSEAYVDLTNEDSDDTTILETSPSGPPLEDNSIISFITWNIDGLDGSNLPERARGVCSTLALYTPDVVFLQEVIPSYCAYLKKRASSYKIITGNEEGYFTAILLKKGRVKFKSQEIVPFPNTKMMRNLLCVNVSVGGNEFCLMTSHLESTREHSAERMNQLKMVFQKMQEAPDSTTVLFAGDTNLRDQEVIKCGGLPANVFDVWEFLGKPKHCQYTWDTRINTNLRIPAAYKHRFDRIFFRAEEGHLIPQSLDLIGLEKLDCGRFPSDHWGLLCNLNVVL, from the exons ATGGCGTCCGGGAGCGGCTCGGATGCGCGGGAGCCGTCAGAGCCGGCGGCGGCCCCCGCAGCAGCGGAAACCGAGGAGGAGATTGACCAGCGGGTGAAGAGGCGGCGGCTTCAGTGCATGGGGTTTGCGTTGGTGGCGAAATGCGAAACCACGATGGCCCACACCTTTCTGTCGGAGAACGACTGGCTGATGGAC aaagcGCTGAACGCCTACTTTGAACCGCCAGAGAACGACCCTGCGTGGCCACGCCAGCCTCCAACGTCCTTCCAATCCGAGGCCTA TGTTGATCTAACCAACGAGGATTCAGATGATACCACCATTTTAGAAACCAGTCCATCTGGACCTCCTCTAGAAGACAACAGCATTATCTCTTTCATTACCTGGAATATTGATGGATTAGATGGAAGCAATCTGCCAGAGAGGGCTCGAGGGGTGTGTTCCACCCTAGCTTT GTACACTCCAGATGTGGTATTTCTACAGGAAGTTATTCCTTCATATTGTGCCTACCTAAAGAAGAGAGCAAGCAGCTACAAAATTATTACAG GTAATGAAGAAGGATATTTCACAGCTATACTGTTGAAGAAAGGAAGAGTGAAATTTAAAAGTCAAGAGATTGTTCCATTTCCAAATACTAAGATGATGAGAAACCTTCTGTGTGTGAAC GTGAGTGTGGGTGGAAATGAATTCTGCCTTATGACGTCCCATTTGGAGAGCACCAGAGAACATTCTGCCGAACGAATGAATCAATTAAAAATGGTTTTTCAGAAAATGCAAGAAGCTCCAGATTCAACTACTGTTCTATTTGCAGGAGATACAAATTTAAGAGATCAAGAA GTTATCAAATGTGGTGGTTTACCTGCCAATGTTTTTGATGTCTGGGAATTTTTGGGCAAACCTAAACATTGCCAGTATACATGGGATACAAGAATAAATACTAATCTCAGGATTCCTGCTGCTTATAAGCATCGCTTTGATCGAATATTTTTCAGAGCAGAGGAGGGCCACCTTATTCCCCAAAGTTTGGACCTTATTGGGTTGGAAAAACTGGACTGTGGTAGATTTCCTAGTGATCACTGGGGTCTCCTGTGCAACTTGAATGTAGTATTGTGA